The nucleotide window CTGGCCCTCCTGGCGGCCCTCCTGGCGCGCGCGGGCCAGCAGCCCGGCCAGCCGACGCCGCCGGTGCCGGGCCGCCGCCCGCAGACCCAGGAGCAGGCCCGCGAGCAGACCCAGCAGTGCGAGCTGCGCCCACGGTACGACCCAGGTGGTGACGGTGGCGGAGGCCGGTCGGAGGTCGACCCCGGCCGGGCCGTCGCCGACCGGCGTCGGCGACGTGGTGACTGTCGTGCGGAGGCGCCCCAGGGCCCAGACGCCGTCAGCCCGGGTCTCCACCGTCCGAGCGCCGCCGGGAAGCAACTCCTCGACGGCGCTGGTGGCGTCGTGGCTGGTTCGGCCGAGGAGGTCGGACATCGCCACCCGACTCGTTCCGCTGACCCAGACGTTGCCGTCGTTCTCGACGGTGTAGCGGACCCGCACCGTGCCGCCGGCGAAGGGATTCCACGACGGGGAGTACGTCGCGCCGAGGCCCCGTACGGCCAGGGCCGCCCGCGCGGAACCGTTGACCCGCAGCATGACCCGGAACCCGACGCGGCTCTCGACGTTGACAGTGCCTCCGGTGCTGGTGACGGTCGCGGCGATACCGGCCGGGTGGTCGCCAGGTGTGGCGCCCTTCGGCACGGTGATCCTGAACGGCACCACCCGCGTCTCGTTGGGGCCGACGGTGACCTTCTCCTGCACGTCGATCCAGGTGCCACCGTCGACCGAGGGCCGGTCGGACGACAGCATGTTGAAGCGGCCCTTGTCGGTGAGGTAGCCGTCGGCGGCCTTCAGGGAGAAGGCCACAGCGGTGCGGCTGAAGTTCCGTACCGCCAGGTGCTCGGTGACGGCCTGCCCCGGGTCGAGGCTGGCATTGATCCACCGGCGTTGGTCCGGGCCACTCGCGGTGGCCGGCTGGACCGTCCAGGTCAGGGCCTTCGGGTCCGGCTCCGCCGCCGCCGCGGTCGGCGCGGCCGCAACCGTGAGGGACGCGACGGCGAGGACGACGAGCGCCCGGCGCAGCGGGGTGACGGTCATGGGGCGGCCCTTCGGCACGGGGCTGGGCGGGGGTCCGATCCGGGCCCCCGCCCAGGCCACTACTCGAACAGTGAGAGCGTGAGCGTGGAGCTGTACTCGCCGGCGGCGACCTCCGCGGGGGTCCGCAGATACAGGTCGGCGTTCACCGAGTACGAGTCGCTGACGACGGCCTTGGAGTCGAAGGCCGAGACCAACAGCTCCTGGTCGACGAGGCCGACATTGTTACCCGGCTGGGTCGCCTCGTCCAGGCTGGTCACCACCTCCTCGCCCTCGCTGACCAGGCCGGTCTCCCCGCCGTCGAGCAGGCGCGGCTTCCAGCCGAGGTGGTCGGCGGTGATCGGCCCCTGGCCGGCGGTGCCCGCGAAGTCGGTCGCGCTGCCGAGCACCGCCCAGCCGGCGCCGTCGGGCACCTCGTCGGCGACGCGGGTGTCGGTGACCGTCACCGTCGGCAGCGTACCGACGAACTGGCGAACCAGCAGGGTCGAGCCGTCCTCGGACAGCGCGACCGCGTCGCCGGCGATCGACAGGGCGAGCACGCCCGGTTCCCTGATCTCGTCGATGTCGACGGTGACCCGCACGCTGGCGTCGTCACCGGGCTCGGCCAGTGCGGGCGACGGCAGCACCGCCGCCCCGGTCAGCACCGCGCCGACGGCGCAGGCCGCGAGCGTCTGCCGCCGTTTGTATGTGTTCATGTGATCTCCGTTCTCCGCCATGAGGGGTTAGCCGCCGCAGGTGCCGGCGGGGTGTTGCACGGTGCGGACGGTCGTCACGTCCTGTCCGCCGATCGCCCCGGTCACCCGGACCGTCGCCGAACCCGCCGCCACCGACACGGCACGGGTGTTGAACGACTGGTAGGCGTTCCCGCCCGGCGCGACGGCCGCGAACGACCGCTCGCCGTACGGCGTCTCCAGCGTGATGCCCACCGGCGCGTCATGGTCGTTGCGCGCCTGCACCGCCACGTACACCTTGCCGCCCACGCACCGCGTCGACGCCGTGACCGTGACGGGCACCTCGAGGGCGGCCGCCTGGAAGGCCCAGTTGTCGATCTCGACGAGGTCGACGCCGGCCGGGCCGGTGTAGGTGAAGTAGACGTCGTGCACGCCGCTGACGCCCTCGAGCTCGGCGGTCACCTCGGCCCACTGTCCGACAGGCGTGTCCACCGCGACCGTGCCGACGACGGGACCGTTGACGTCGTCCAGCCGGACCTGGATCTGCCCGCCGGCGGCGAGCGCGCGCACCCGCGCCGTCAGGCTCTGTGCGCCGTTGTCCCCGAAGTTCACCGAGGACAGCGCCGTCCAGTCGCCGTTGTCGATGTCACGGACCACCAGGTTCGGCGCCGCGCCACCGAACTGTGCGGAGCTGCCGTCGACAGTCGCGGTCGCGACGCCCTTGCTCCAGCCGAAGGTCTCGGCCTCGAAGACCCGGTACGGGTCGAAGTCGCGGACCTGGTCCACGCCGGCGTAGGTGCCGACGACCTGCTGGATCGTGCCGTCCGGGTTGAAGGTCAGTTCCTGGATGTGCGGGCTGCGGTACCCCTGGGTGGTGTTGCCGTTGATGCGCTTGTTGAGCGTCGGGGCGTGGTAGGTGAAGTAGTACTTGCCCCCGAACTCGAACACCGACTGGTGGTTGTTACCACCGGTGCCGGACCCGAAGAACTGCGACTGGTTCGGGAAGAGCACACCGGCGTAGGTCTCCTTCGGCCACGACATCGGGCCATCGGAGATCATGTAGCCGATCTGGCCACCCCCGGGGTAACCCGGGAGCGGCTGCTGGTTGCCACCGAAGTCGTTCCCACCGAAGTGCGAGGAGTACGAGAGGTAGTACTTGCCCTGGCGCTTGAAGACGTGACCGGCCTCGAAGGCGACCGGGGCGTCGACCACAGCCGCGGTTCCCTCGGTCGAGACCATGTCGTCGCCGAGTTCGATCGAGCGGATGTTCTTCGGGTTGTTGAAGCGCTCGGCCGGCGGCATGCTCGTCGACGCGGGGCCACCACCGAAGTAGAGGTACGGCTGGCCGTCGTCGTCGACGAACGGGGCCGGATCGAACTTCCACGCGACGGCCTCGGCACCGGGGGTACGACCGTCGATCAGCGTGCTCGTGCGCTCGCTGGTCCACGGGCCGAGCGGCGACGCACCCGTGATCACGTTGCTGGAGCCACCGCCGTTGGCGTAGTAGAGAAAGAACTTCTCCACCCCGTTCACCACCTTCTTGGTGATGCCCGGAGCCCACGAGTTGGCGGTGAACGGGGCCACCCCGTTCGGGCCGGCGACCTGGATCTCACCGTGGTCCGTCCAGTTCACGAGGTCCTCCGAGGAGATCACCGTGATCTGGTTGATGTCGCCGTAGTTGATCCCCGGCGAGACGCCGGTGGTCGGGTTCGGGGCGTAGCCCTGGGTGTCGTTGGTCATGTACATGTACACCCGGCCGTCGTGCACGAGGCCGAAGCCGTCGGCCCCGAACTTGTGCCCGATCAACGGGTTGTGCTCCCCCGGCAGCTTGCCGACGACCTCGATGGTCTTCGAGGCTGGCGCGGGCGGCGCGGCGCCGATCACCGACACGTCGTCGAGCTTGAAGTCCATCAGGTGCAGAGCCGGGTCCGTGGACGGGGTGCTCGTCCAGGGGGTCTCGAAGAACAGACGCGCCGTCGACACGCTCTGCGTCGTCGGAATCGTGAACGTCCCGTTGAACTGCGCCCACTGGCCCTTCGTCGCCGTCACGCTGACCAGGTTGGTGTAGGTGCCACCGCCGTAGTGCATGGTGGCGAAGAACTGCTTCGTGGCCGGTCCGCTCTCGTTCTCGTACTTGATGCGGGCCGTGAGGGTGTATGCCTGGCCGGCCTGCACCTTGCCGCTGAGGTCCTGCATCGGGCCGGATCCGGTGGTCGTCCGGCTGGTGACCAGCGCGGCGTTCGCGCCGGCGTAGGCGTCCGACGTGGCCGACAACTGGGCGCCGTCGGTGGCGTTTCCGTTGTTGACGAACCAGTTGGCCAGGCCGTCCTCGAATCCGCCGTTGACGACGAGGTTCGTGTCGGCGGCCTGGACCGGCGCCGCCGGGGCGACGAACCCCGTGGCCAGCATCAGGCCGACTGTCGCGAGCGCTGCGACCCGTCCTCGGGTCGCCCGTCGCATTCGTTGTTCCACGAGACATCCTCCTTCATCTCTGACGTGCGGTCATCGGTGTACGGGGGATCGGTGGGTGTGCTTCCGTGGGTGGGCCGGACATCAGGGGTCGACCGCCGCCACCGGTCCGACAGTGGCCGGCGGCGCGGGGACGGTTCCGCTGTGCCGCGCCGCCCGGCCGGGTCGCCGGTGGTGCTGGTCGGTGAGCCGGGGGCTCGTGGTGGGGTTATCCGCCGCAGGCGTTGGCGGGGTGCGGCGCGGAGTGGACGGTGGTCACGTCCCGGGCGGCGACAGTGCCGCTGACCCGGACCGTCGCCGAGCCGGCCGCCACCGACGCCGCACGCGTGTTGAACGACTGGTAGACATTCGCTCCCGGCGCGACGGCCGCGAACGACCGGTTTCCGTACGGGGTCTGCACGGTGATCTCGACCGGCTCGGCCGAGTCGTTGCGTGCCTGCACCGCCACGTACGCCTTGCCGCTCAGACAGCGCACCTGGGCGGTGGCCGTCACGGGCAGCGCCGCCAGCACTCCGAGTCGGGCCAGTTGGTAGCTGAGCGCCCGCTCCGGCGCGTCGATCTGGTTCTGGGTGCCGAACTGGCCGGCCCGTGCCGACGTCGCCGCCGCCAGCGCCGCCTGCGTCGCGGCCCAGGCGTCGGCCGGGTAGTGGCGCGCGTCGAGAGACTGCGCGTGGGCGATGGCCGCGTCGAGGGCTGTGGTGTCCAGCGGCCGGGCCTGCGCCGTCAGCACGTCGCTGAGCAGGTAGTCGTCGAAGTCGACGTGGCCGCCGGTCTCCTGGGTCGCGTAGTTGAACAGGCCCACCCGGTGACCCATGAAGTGCGCGAGGCTGCCGTCGAGCGCCTGCGGGCCGACGCGGTTGCCGAGCCGGGTCCACTGGACCCCGTCCAGGCTGTAGTAGAACGTCGTCCACAGTTGACCCACCGGCGACGAGAAGTCGAGGTCCGCCTTCACGTGCACCTCGGTCGCGGCGTCCAGCGACACAGTGGTGCCCGACACGAAGTTCTCCAGCGTCGACTGGTCGAGGTCGACAGCGAACGGCTGCGACCGGTTCACGACGCCGAGGGTGTTCACGCCGCCGACGCGCTTCACCGCCACGTACGAGAATCCGCGGTTGTAGGCCGCCAGGCCCGCCACGTCGCCGTTCTTCATCCCGGAGATGTCCATCCGGGTCTGCACCGACTGCCGTGGCCCGAACGTCCGCTGCGAGAGCGTGTTGCGTGCCTCCTCGAACCACGCCAACTCGGCCCGGTTGGACAGCTTCGTGTAGACGTACTGGCCGGTGACCACAGTGCCGGCCGTCAACCGCAACCAGCCGTCGCGGTCGGTGAGTGACCAGTACCTGTTGTCCGGGGCGTGGTTCCACTCCCACGCCAGGTCCAGCCGCGATCCGTTCGGAGCGATCTCCGCCGGGTCGAGCGGCGCGGGAACCGTCCACTGCTCGTCCTGGTACGCCCTGTGCGGCGCGTCGTTGGCGAAGTCGTCCGAGGCGACGATGCTCTTTTGCCGCTCGAACGCCTCCTCGGCCGGGCTGAGCCGGATCGGCTTGTCGAACAGGCCGTTGACCGGCACGACCCCGTTGGTGCCGAAGGTCGGCCACCCGTCCTGCCAGGTGGCGGGGATGAGCGCCGGGATCCGACCGATCGGGAACGTGTCCCGGAAGAACATGCCGTGCCAGTCGGTCCCGCCGCCCGCGCGGCTGATCGGCACCAGGCTGCCCTGCGCGAAGCCGTTGGAGTTGAGCACTCCGCGCGCCTCGTAGGTGTTGACCCCACCGGCCGAGGTGTAGCGCCCGAGCAGGTCCTTCGACCGGAACATCACGACCTGGCGGCCCTGCCCGGACGGCCAGGTGATGATGACGGCGTAGTACCAGCCGTCGATGTGGTAGACCTGCGCGCCCTCGAAGAGCCCGCCGATGAACGGCTGCCCGGCGTAGTTGTTCGCCGTGAAGATGTTCGGGTAGTCCTGCGCGATGGCCGTCAGGTCGGCGTTGAGGCGGACGGCGCTGGTGCCGCCGGAGCCGTAGAAGATGTACGGCGTGCCGTCGACGTCGAAGAAGAGCGACGGGTCGTGCAGGCCACGGCCGAGGGCGGTGCGCTGCCACGGACCGTTCTCGATGTCGTCGGTGCGGTAGAGGTACGCCCCACTGAGGTTGTTGGTGTTGAAGACGGCGTAGAACGTGCCGTCGTGGTAGCGCAGCGACGACGCCCACTGGCCCTGGCCGTACGAGTTCTGGCCGTTGCGCAGGGAGAACGAGTCGCCGATGCTCGCCCGGTCGAAGACGTAGTTGACGATCTCCCAGTTGACGAGGTCGTACGACTTCATGATCGGCGCGCCCGGGCTCAGGTGCATCGTCGTGCTGATCATGTAGTAGATGTCGCGGCCCTCGTCGTTCTCGGCGGCCGGCACCCGCTCGACGCTGATGTCCGGCACGTCGGCGTTGAGCAGCGGCACCGAGTAGGTGCCGGCGCCGGTGTCGGTCGAGGTGTACGACGACCGGGGCGACCATCCGTCGTCGCCGTGCGCGGCGGCGGGTGTGGCAACCAGGCTCGCACCGACGAGAACGGCGGCCGATGCGAACGCACACAGTGGACGGAGGCGACGCGGAAACATTGTGGACGCCAAGCCCACCAGCGTGTGCGAGGCGCGGCGGGCGACAACGTTCAGCCTGTTCACAGCGAATCTGCGGGCGGAGTTCAGGACACGCGAGCGGACCGACACGACCAAGGCGAGCTCCAAACGCGAGAGCGGCGTGAAGGCCATCGTGTTATCGCTAACAACCCCTGTCAAGACAATCAATGAAACGCGCCCGAAGTATCCCCGTAACACCATCACTCACCACAGTGGACAGTCCCACCGCAGCTCCAACCCCGGCGATCATGAAGTTATTGCCCTGACACGCCGTCATTGACGGCAATAACTTCATGATCACCGAGAGCGCACCGGGCCCCAGGGGCCTTTAGGCGTTCAGGCAGGCGCGGAGGGCGGCGGTCAGTTGGTTGGCGCGTTCGTCGCCCATCCCGCGCATCTGGTTGACCACGTAGCCGAATCCCACCTGATGCTCGGCGTCGGCGAAGGCCAGGTTCCCGCCCGCGCCGTCGTGGCCGAAGCTGCGCTCGCCCACCAGGGGCCGGGCCGGTGGCGAGTGCAGCAGGAAGCCGGTACCCCAGCGCTGCCCGGTGTCCGGCGGGCCGTGCCGCTGCTGACCATGCGAGCGGACGACTACCGCGTCGTCCACCGACGCGGCCGTGAGCAGCGGTCCACCCTGGAGGTCCGACACACAGGCGGCGTAGAGGCGCGCGAGGCCGTCGGCGGTGCTCACCGCGCCCGCGCCGGGGACACCGGCGGCCCGGATGGCGTCGTCGTTGAAGCTCACCAGGCCGTCGGCGTCGGCGGGAAAGGCGAAGGCGCCTCCCATGGTGATGCCCCGTTCCGCGACCGGGTCCTCGAACGGGTCGGGATCCGGGGGCGGCGCCAGGCCCCAGGCGACGGTGTCGCTCTCGGCGGCCGGAAGCCCCAGCCAGGTGCGCAGGTCGAGCGGGTCCGCGACGGTGTCGGCGAAGAACGCGCCGGGCAGCTGGCCGGTAACGCGACGGATCACCTCTCCGACCAGCCAGCCGTAGGTCATCGAGTGGTAGCCGTGCGCGGTGCCCGGCTCCCACAGCGGGGCCTGCGCCTCGATCGCCTTGATGACCGGATCCCACGCCAGGACCTCGTCGAGGGTCAGGGGTCGGTCCACCGCGGGCAGACCGGCCTGGTGCGTGAGCAGCCAGCGCACGGGGATGTCCGCCTTGCCGTGCTGACCGAACTCCGGCCAGTAGCGCGTCACCGGAGCATCGAGGTCGAGCCGGCCCTGCTGGACCAGCAGATAAGCGCAGATCGCCAGGATGCCCTTGGTGCAGGAGAAGACGACGACAGGCGTGTGCGCGTCCCAGGGCCGCCCGGTACGGGTGTCGGCCACCCCGCCGTACAGGTCGACGACCCTGCGGCCCCGCACGTAGACGGTGACCGCGGCGCCGACCTCTCCCCGGG belongs to Micromonospora ureilytica and includes:
- a CDS encoding family 43 glycosylhydrolase; translation: MEQRMRRATRGRVAALATVGLMLATGFVAPAAPVQAADTNLVVNGGFEDGLANWFVNNGNATDGAQLSATSDAYAGANAALVTSRTTTGSGPMQDLSGKVQAGQAYTLTARIKYENESGPATKQFFATMHYGGGTYTNLVSVTATKGQWAQFNGTFTIPTTQSVSTARLFFETPWTSTPSTDPALHLMDFKLDDVSVIGAAPPAPASKTIEVVGKLPGEHNPLIGHKFGADGFGLVHDGRVYMYMTNDTQGYAPNPTTGVSPGINYGDINQITVISSEDLVNWTDHGEIQVAGPNGVAPFTANSWAPGITKKVVNGVEKFFLYYANGGGSSNVITGASPLGPWTSERTSTLIDGRTPGAEAVAWKFDPAPFVDDDGQPYLYFGGGPASTSMPPAERFNNPKNIRSIELGDDMVSTEGTAAVVDAPVAFEAGHVFKRQGKYYLSYSSHFGGNDFGGNQQPLPGYPGGGQIGYMISDGPMSWPKETYAGVLFPNQSQFFGSGTGGNNHQSVFEFGGKYYFTYHAPTLNKRINGNTTQGYRSPHIQELTFNPDGTIQQVVGTYAGVDQVRDFDPYRVFEAETFGWSKGVATATVDGSSAQFGGAAPNLVVRDIDNGDWTALSSVNFGDNGAQSLTARVRALAAGGQIQVRLDDVNGPVVGTVAVDTPVGQWAEVTAELEGVSGVHDVYFTYTGPAGVDLVEIDNWAFQAAALEVPVTVTASTRCVGGKVYVAVQARNDHDAPVGITLETPYGERSFAAVAPGGNAYQSFNTRAVSVAAGSATVRVTGAIGGQDVTTVRTVQHPAGTCGG
- a CDS encoding glycoside hydrolase family 43 protein, translated to MASTMFPRRLRPLCAFASAAVLVGASLVATPAAAHGDDGWSPRSSYTSTDTGAGTYSVPLLNADVPDISVERVPAAENDEGRDIYYMISTTMHLSPGAPIMKSYDLVNWEIVNYVFDRASIGDSFSLRNGQNSYGQGQWASSLRYHDGTFYAVFNTNNLSGAYLYRTDDIENGPWQRTALGRGLHDPSLFFDVDGTPYIFYGSGGTSAVRLNADLTAIAQDYPNIFTANNYAGQPFIGGLFEGAQVYHIDGWYYAVIITWPSGQGRQVVMFRSKDLLGRYTSAGGVNTYEARGVLNSNGFAQGSLVPISRAGGGTDWHGMFFRDTFPIGRIPALIPATWQDGWPTFGTNGVVPVNGLFDKPIRLSPAEEAFERQKSIVASDDFANDAPHRAYQDEQWTVPAPLDPAEIAPNGSRLDLAWEWNHAPDNRYWSLTDRDGWLRLTAGTVVTGQYVYTKLSNRAELAWFEEARNTLSQRTFGPRQSVQTRMDISGMKNGDVAGLAAYNRGFSYVAVKRVGGVNTLGVVNRSQPFAVDLDQSTLENFVSGTTVSLDAATEVHVKADLDFSSPVGQLWTTFYYSLDGVQWTRLGNRVGPQALDGSLAHFMGHRVGLFNYATQETGGHVDFDDYLLSDVLTAQARPLDTTALDAAIAHAQSLDARHYPADAWAATQAALAAATSARAGQFGTQNQIDAPERALSYQLARLGVLAALPVTATAQVRCLSGKAYVAVQARNDSAEPVEITVQTPYGNRSFAAVAPGANVYQSFNTRAASVAAGSATVRVSGTVAARDVTTVHSAPHPANACGG
- a CDS encoding serine hydrolase domain-containing protein; its protein translation is MVTQPQIHGDVDDRYGRVADVFRDNFTSRGEVGAAVTVYVRGRRVVDLYGGVADTRTGRPWDAHTPVVVFSCTKGILAICAYLLVQQGRLDLDAPVTRYWPEFGQHGKADIPVRWLLTHQAGLPAVDRPLTLDEVLAWDPVIKAIEAQAPLWEPGTAHGYHSMTYGWLVGEVIRRVTGQLPGAFFADTVADPLDLRTWLGLPAAESDTVAWGLAPPPDPDPFEDPVAERGITMGGAFAFPADADGLVSFNDDAIRAAGVPGAGAVSTADGLARLYAACVSDLQGGPLLTAASVDDAVVVRSHGQQRHGPPDTGQRWGTGFLLHSPPARPLVGERSFGHDGAGGNLAFADAEHQVGFGYVVNQMRGMGDERANQLTAALRACLNA